TTCGCTATCATCAAACAATTCACCGCTACCGTCTATGGTAGCGTTGTCGTCGGTTTTCCGAATTGTCTCAATGGAGCTTTCCCAATCACTACTAAACAACTCGGGCATCGTAACGTTATCTGCGTCAGCCTCCGTGATCATCCCCACGTCTAGCGCTTCGCTCAAGTCACCCGCGTGGAACAGCTGTTCGCTGTCATCTGCATCCTTATCACTCTCGACGTAATTGATATTGCCGTTAATGGCCACTTCTGAATGAGTAACTGCTGCCTCCGTCGGCGTGACCTCCGGTGACTGTTCTGTTATGATCTGGTTGAGCTTTCCATTGAGCAGAAGCGTCCATAGTTCATCATTATCAGTTGTGTTACTGCTAGCAGCGCTAAATATTGCAAAGTGCGCGATTGAAAGCACTGGAATAAGCCAATCTGTTCGCATGATTGGATTTAAATGTTCTTATTTTAAagcaaaatttgaagattttcacgATTTATTCGATTTAAACTGTCTAGATTAGTATCACACGTTATCTGTAAGGTTCATGATTCAAGATGGCGTCCTAAATCTGTAAAAGTGACACGCTTATGAACCAGTTCTCTGTTGAACAGCTATGCCACTAATCAACTATGCACTTATGATTGCTAAAACACGATCACTTAGTAAGGTTCGCAGTTTCACTCACTTCGAAGCACGAATTACGAAGATATTCTCAGATACAATTGAGTCACGCACGACTGATGCACGATAGAATGCCGCGGAGCAAATCACTCGAACGTCCGGCGTTATCAACAGCGATTGTAGTTATGACGAGGAGGCGATCTTCACTAACTTCTGGACCGAATGAACACTGGTCGATTTGAAACGGACACGCGATCGCGACAGATGGCACCGGCGTCGCTTGAGAGCTGGTGGCcccggattttccggagaaagcAAATGCACAAAGAGAATGCCCATGGCTCTCAACCACGTGCGTTTCTTTCGCTCACTCTCTTCTCTTGACGACAGTCACGTGGTCGGCTCTCTGTTTACGCAGGTCAGAAGATATATTGTACTTGAAATTGTTGAAAGTAAGTAGAATGTTTATTTACAAATGTTATTAGGATAGCTGTGCTATAAATTTATCATCCAGCAAGGGCAAAATCTTTACAATATTATAAACCTGGAAAAAGGATTGATATAACTTGACTTTTCAGAGTGATGAACTTCTCatcaagaaaaaatcattgaaatcatTAATATTTCTTTATCATTGTTTGTTCTAAATAGCTAAATCAATAATTATGTATGTGTAAATTTGATATTAAAGATAATTATTTTTGCATAAAATGTAAGGCAACAGCGAAGGTTCACTCCACTATTCGATATTCTGCATTTGAATGTTGACATTTACATTATCTTCTTTTCTCTAAAAATAATGAAGATTTCTTTCCGAATGTTCGTTTTTCTAaaacatcaattagtttgaacCTGTTTGAACTAATCTTCCTACAAAATCTTATATTTTAAGGACCATGTCCGTTTAAGGTGCAACGCGTTTCTCCCTGCGCATGTGCaatttttctttcctctttctcCCTCTCTTTTCGAACAGCAAACTCTCGGCGAGTTTGTTTGTAAATATCATTAACATGATGACGTTAGGCAGatctgtcatgataaagaacaaAAGCCCTCCGTAGTGAGTGAAAATGTTCGCAGAAGTAGATGTTTTCATCAGCAATTACACTTTGGTCGATCCGGAAATCTATCAACTATGGATCGAAGGCTATTCCTGTAGGTATTATCTCGAATTGAGTTCGATCGCTACTAAATCTCAACTATCCCAACTCATCGACAGCCTCCGAAGCGGTCACTCTGCTGAAACAGAAAGGTAACCTAATGGCAGGCATTCCACTCGATTTGATCACATCAGACATACTCGATCACTACCGCACCTACTCGTTGTTGGAGCGTCTGTTGCATACTCCATCGAAGCTCTCGGAGCAACCATCATTCCAGCTAGAGCCACAAAGTCGTTCGTTGTTGATAGAGAAATACTACTCGCTGGATGACTCCGTGGCGCGGGAATTATTCGGTAAAAAATTCAACGCCCGCAACCGGAAAGACCTGGACGAGGTGGCGGAGAAAACGGGCGTACGGCTCAAGTCCTGCCGGCGGCAGTTCGACAATGTGAAACGTATTTTCAAAGCCGTCGAAGAGATGCCGGGTAACACGGCCGCCAACATCAAGCAGCAATTCATGCTGACCGATGAGTTGGCCCAGAAGTATGCCGCGGTTGTGTTCATTGCATGTTTGCGCTTCGAGACCACGAAGCGCAAGCTGCAGTATCTTAACTTTAAGGATTTCTACGAGTGTTCACAAGTAGGGTTTTAAAACCTGTATTGAATGGCATAGAAGATGAACTATTTTGTTTTGCAGGCAATTATGACAAATTGGACCTACACTTATCAACATGCTGGACCCGAGTACTATGACACAGAAATGGACAAAGAATTTCTGCTGGATCTGCGGGAAATTCGATACCTTCTGGACAAGGAAAAAGAAATCAAATGGTAATATTTCCAAAACTTATTTTGCGAGATCTACATTTTTGTGGATGGTTTATTACTGTCATTGCATTGTAAACTGGGGTATTATCACCTCGTAACTTAGTATTTATTCAGGATTTCTATTCAAGATTTGAAATCATCAGTTGTTCTATTAAGTGACCGAATGCTAATTGGTGTCGCGTGTCGTGGTCGAACCCAAAATTggaatgaatgcaaaaatgttctCGGGGAATGTTTAGTAAAGATGAATTCAAGTCAAAATGGTATCAATGATAGAATCCTattcagggttgttaatcgttaatcaatCGTTATCGCCaataaagttgattgtgatcAACGTTGTCGGTTGCTACAATAACGATGAATCAACTGAATTATTAACGGACTATGATAATTTaacatacacacttaaattattttgcaaaaATGTTGCCGAGATTCCAACATCTCGGTAATTTTTTTAACCAAAATTCGGTATTTCctttaccgaaatttcgtcaatattttaccgaaattcggtGAAGTTGATTTTTACCGCGATCTCGGTAAAGATTCGGTaaagtttaccgaaatctcggtaaaaattttaccgaaattcgtcgAATTATTACCGATATCttggctgttggattctcggcaatcggtaaacttagaattttaagtgtgtaagttGACTCGATAATTTCGCATTAATTGGGTTACTAGATTACGCGAATAAAGGAGTGTAACATTTTGTCAGAAGCCGAAAATTCTCTGAGACAGAGACACATCAACATAAGTACGCTTTTACTCAGGGGatatccataaagtacgtcacgcaaaaattggcgatttttaACCCTCGTCACGCTTTTTGTAACAAACTTctaattttgtatggatcgtcacgctgctctgaaccccccccccctccccctagaggcgtgacgtatTTTGTGGATGGCACTTTTTTATGACTTTTTAGGCTAAGAAGTTTGGTCTACACTGTGAGTCATCAAATAATTATAAACTGGGTGCTCCAGATCTTAAAAATAGAAGTAGACCTCCTTGAATCCCAATTTAATTCCAGGATTTGAAGGCATTTCTTAATATTTTAAATAAGGcgatacttacttacttacttacttatggatcctgtacacctccggtggtgcaaagggccgacttgaaagttctccatcctgagcgatgcccggctatcgctttaacctgttgccaggttagatttcggtcgacttcttttatttctttattgaggcttcgccgccatgagcctctgggtctgcctctgctgcgatgtcccgctgggttccagtctaatgcttgcttacagatttcgtttccgcccctatgtagagtgtggccgacccagccccacttccgatcccgaatttctgttgttatcggcctctggtgacaacgacgatggagctcgttgtttgagatccagttgtgaggccaccaggcccgaattatataccgcaggcatctgttaatgaacacctgcagccgttgagtgttctccactgatacacaccatgtttcgctagcgtataacagcacagatttcacgttatagttgaaaattcgtattttagtgcgttcacttatctgcctgtttttccagatatttcttaaactcgcaaaggcagcccttgctttcttgatccgtgcgcctatgtcgatcttggtaccgccgtctgacgccatttggctatcaatatattggaagctttcaacattctccactggttgcccggctactgtgaaactggttTTTTgcttggttttgttgacgttgatgactaaacctgccgaagaggagcgatcgacaaggtcgttgagcttgcTCTGCATATCAGAGAGCCGTtgtgcgaggagtgcaacgtcatccgccaattcgaagtcgtttaggtgctccatggttataggctgccataacagcccgcggtttggttcacggtcaatcgcatctaccagaatctcatcgattacgatgaggaacagtaacggtgatatgatacatccttgcctcacaccagctacgacccggatagggtcggacaggactccaatgtgcagcactctacacgaaaaggcctcgtactgttcttcgatgaggccgatgattttctcaggaacccccttgcgtctcagggcgcccacatattctcgtgattaagacggtcgaaagcttttcgtagtcaatgaataccaagtaaagggctcttggaattcattgacctgctccaaaatgatgcggagcgtgacaatatggtccacacaggatcttccggcacggaatccggcttgctgccgccggagagtcgcatcgatcttctcctgaatccgggctaggataattttgcacagaactttgagaacggtacacagcaacataatgcctcgccagttatcgcatacagtcaggtcaccctttttgggcaccttcactaagataccttgtatccagtcgaccgggaaagttgcggtgtcccagatattacgaaataaacgatgcagtagttgagcggatgtcatggggtcagctttgagcatctcggctgatatgcggtcgacccctgaggctttattcgatttcatgctttggatggctgtttgaatctctagcagtgatggagcttcggtattgacacgtgttatacgtcggatcctaggcagatcatgccgaggtggtgatggcctggttggcacttgaaaaagttgttcgaagtgctcgaaccagcgtttcagctggtcagttgggtcggtcaataactgatcattcgcgtctttcacaggcatcgttgcattcatcttcgcccgcttaagcgtcgtgagatatcgtagaagaggcgaatgtccccggttgcggcggctctctctccttcgtcggccagagagtctgcccacgctcgcttgtcccgtcgacatgagcgttttacttccttctcaagagccgtgtatcgttgacgggctaagactttggctcctcttcctccaggtctcatcggtgatccattgttttctctgggtgcgtagttcgcccagattgttctcgctggtggcgatgaaggcattcttgatggcggtccattggtcttccacgctgccactttccggaatatctgcagcacgcgtctccagttcttcaacgaaggaccgtttcaccgtggcatcttccagtcggcgtgtgttgaatcgtcgtccaactctttcctcctgccgatgaatccgcgcaatgcgcaggcgtatttcgccgatgaggaggtgatgatcagacgcgatatcggcactacgtttattccgtacatcaagaaggctccgttttcattttcggctgatgcagatgtggtcgatttgattttctgtaaagccgtcacg
The nucleotide sequence above comes from Armigeres subalbatus isolate Guangzhou_Male chromosome 3, GZ_Asu_2, whole genome shotgun sequence. Encoded proteins:
- the LOC134227169 gene encoding acidic fibroblast growth factor intracellular-binding protein; translated protein: MFAEVDVFISNYTLVDPEIYQLWIEGYSSSEAVTLLKQKGNLMAGIPLDLITSDILDHYRTYSLLERLLHTPSKLSEQPSFQLEPQSRSLLIEKYYSLDDSVARELFGKKFNARNRKDLDEVAEKTGVRLKSCRRQFDNVKRIFKAVEEMPGNTAANIKQQFMLTDELAQKYAAVVFIACLRFETTKRKLQYLNFKDFYECSQAIMTNWTYTYQHAGPEYYDTEMDKEFLLDLREIRYLLDKEKEIKCLVTIRLKPTMLDRTFQEMDASFRSYWRSIITVATSLHRTRDMRQLFLELTERLIEPWKMNNWSKDQVAQFMQCLTQSVLDLEVPRDNQDIRCLWDRYMQVVTVCLLKMYHN